Proteins encoded by one window of Streptacidiphilus sp. PB12-B1b:
- a CDS encoding BTAD domain-containing putative transcriptional regulator gives MRIRLLGPLTVIDADGSAVELAGARLRTLLAALALEAGQPVSSARLIDTLWPDARPGNPANALQALASRLRGAIGRDLVAATPAGYRLELDRAQIDVHRFEALLRQPGDAVPRLGAALALWRGPALADVPGFAEEAARLEALRENAREDLLEARLEQSDCARQPDADLVAELVAELGARTAAAPLRDRPRALLMRALHRSGRSAEALAVYEEGKALLAKTLGTDPSPLLRRAHLAVLSTDADTDPPQTRDTDSTDAPQSAAATRSAQPGRSAQPAPRALPAPLTSFLGREADLAAVRAALAAARLVTLTGPGGAGKTRLALETASGSDAPHVGLVELASVGSPGDVPSAVLATLHLRSSAGAQRPTAVPHPVAEVTERIVTALGNRPLLLVLDNCEHVVEAVAVLAARLLADCPGLRILATSREPLGITGEQLHPVPPLAFPDDPPGGAALTVDAACGFAAVRLFADRAAAVRPGYAPTEADLPAVLRICRALDGQPLAIELAAARMRSLSPDQIDQRLARRFHLLTGGSRTVLPRHRTLRAVVDWSWELLEKPERTLLARMSVFAGGAGLETVEEVCATPDLPSEEVLDVLSSLVDKSLVTRSGNGRYRLLETIRVYAAEKLDAAGCTAAARDAHAAHFLALAEEGEPHLFTGEQVAWFARFLTDHDNLVAALRRSVEQGDAPTAQRLVAALGWYLWRRGERGENFELATAALAMPSDATPPVARAVTSGITALYSLDTHWDLGASLELMQAGIALRDRLDDPFAHPVLPLLDLMAAIFESDDQAVERRAFALFDAPDPFVQATARLFMGFSLQNVGRTDESEAYLNEAAERFRAIGDLWGQSFCAAGMADYAQWRGDIDEALRLWQLAISCEERLGVNGDIGDYRSRIVHAVGLRSGFSPAAVETLEEEAAAALREGSWTMVLASHTALADAYRLIGSPERSRPLLREAAELVRGRSNGAPQVRSLLAGAAGYVEAACGDFEAAAEQHRTALESAVFAHDGPIIAACLQGWADLALRRGDPLRAAELLGAAHLQRGLPDLSSPDVARIAAGARAALGEAGYAQAYERGRATPREVTNASLGVAVGRLGAPVPAPEPAPPGR, from the coding sequence GTGCGGATACGACTGCTCGGCCCTCTGACCGTCATTGACGCCGACGGCTCGGCCGTCGAGCTGGCCGGTGCCCGGCTGCGTACGCTGCTGGCGGCGCTGGCGCTGGAGGCGGGCCAGCCGGTGTCCTCCGCCCGGCTGATCGACACGTTGTGGCCGGATGCCCGGCCCGGCAACCCCGCCAACGCGCTCCAGGCCCTCGCCTCCCGGCTGCGCGGGGCCATCGGCCGGGATCTGGTGGCCGCCACGCCCGCGGGCTACCGCCTGGAGCTGGACCGGGCGCAGATCGACGTGCACCGGTTCGAGGCGCTGCTGCGGCAGCCGGGGGACGCCGTGCCCCGGCTGGGCGCCGCGCTGGCGCTGTGGCGCGGCCCGGCCCTGGCGGACGTGCCCGGCTTCGCCGAGGAGGCGGCCCGACTGGAGGCGCTGCGCGAGAACGCCCGCGAGGACCTGCTGGAGGCCCGGCTGGAGCAGTCCGACTGCGCCCGGCAGCCGGACGCCGACCTGGTCGCGGAGCTGGTCGCGGAGCTGGGCGCGCGCACCGCCGCCGCCCCGCTGCGGGACCGCCCCCGGGCGCTGCTGATGCGCGCCCTGCACCGGTCCGGTCGCAGCGCCGAAGCCCTGGCCGTGTACGAGGAGGGCAAGGCGCTGCTGGCGAAGACGCTCGGCACCGACCCCTCCCCGCTGCTGCGCCGGGCCCACCTGGCGGTCCTCTCCACCGACGCGGACACCGACCCCCCGCAGACCCGGGACACCGACAGCACGGACGCGCCGCAGTCGGCCGCCGCCACCCGGTCGGCGCAGCCGGGACGGTCGGCGCAGCCCGCGCCCCGCGCCCTGCCCGCGCCGCTCACCAGCTTCCTCGGCCGGGAGGCCGACCTGGCCGCCGTCCGCGCCGCGCTGGCCGCCGCCCGGCTGGTCACGCTGACCGGGCCCGGCGGCGCCGGGAAGACCCGGCTGGCGCTGGAGACCGCGTCCGGCAGCGACGCGCCGCACGTGGGCCTGGTGGAGCTGGCCTCCGTGGGCAGTCCCGGCGACGTCCCCTCCGCCGTCCTGGCCACGCTGCACCTGCGCAGCTCCGCCGGGGCGCAACGGCCGACCGCCGTGCCGCACCCGGTGGCCGAGGTCACCGAGCGGATCGTGACCGCGCTGGGCAACCGGCCGCTGCTGCTGGTGCTGGACAACTGCGAGCACGTCGTCGAGGCGGTCGCGGTGCTCGCCGCCCGGCTCCTCGCCGACTGCCCCGGGCTGCGCATCCTGGCCACCAGCCGGGAGCCACTGGGCATCACCGGCGAGCAGCTGCACCCGGTGCCGCCGCTGGCGTTCCCCGACGACCCGCCCGGCGGCGCCGCCCTGACCGTGGACGCGGCCTGCGGCTTCGCCGCCGTCCGGCTGTTCGCCGACCGCGCCGCCGCCGTCCGCCCCGGCTACGCCCCGACCGAGGCGGACCTGCCCGCGGTGCTGCGGATCTGCCGCGCCCTGGACGGCCAGCCGCTGGCGATCGAGCTGGCCGCCGCCCGGATGCGCAGCCTCTCCCCCGACCAGATCGACCAGCGGCTGGCCCGCCGCTTCCACCTGCTCACCGGCGGCAGCCGGACCGTCCTGCCCCGGCACCGGACCCTGCGCGCCGTCGTGGACTGGAGCTGGGAGCTGCTGGAGAAGCCGGAGCGGACGCTGCTCGCCCGGATGTCGGTGTTCGCCGGTGGCGCGGGCCTGGAGACCGTCGAGGAGGTGTGCGCGACCCCGGACCTGCCCTCGGAGGAGGTCCTGGACGTGCTGTCCTCGCTGGTCGACAAGTCGCTGGTGACGCGCTCCGGCAACGGCCGGTACCGGCTGCTGGAGACCATCCGGGTGTACGCGGCCGAGAAGCTGGACGCGGCCGGCTGCACCGCCGCCGCCCGCGACGCCCACGCCGCGCACTTCCTGGCCCTGGCCGAGGAGGGCGAGCCGCACCTGTTCACCGGCGAGCAGGTCGCCTGGTTCGCCCGCTTCCTGACGGACCACGACAACCTGGTCGCCGCGCTGCGCCGGTCGGTGGAGCAGGGCGACGCGCCGACCGCGCAGCGGCTGGTGGCCGCGCTCGGCTGGTACCTGTGGCGGCGCGGCGAGCGCGGCGAGAACTTCGAGCTGGCCACCGCGGCGCTGGCCATGCCCAGCGACGCCACCCCGCCGGTCGCCCGCGCCGTGACCAGCGGGATCACCGCCCTGTACAGCCTGGACACCCACTGGGATCTGGGCGCGTCGCTGGAGCTCATGCAGGCCGGTATCGCGCTGCGGGACCGGCTGGACGATCCGTTCGCGCACCCCGTGCTGCCGCTGCTCGACCTCATGGCGGCCATCTTCGAGTCCGACGACCAGGCCGTCGAGCGGCGGGCCTTCGCCCTGTTCGACGCCCCCGACCCGTTCGTCCAGGCCACCGCCCGGCTGTTCATGGGCTTCTCGTTGCAGAACGTCGGCCGCACGGACGAGTCCGAGGCGTACCTGAACGAGGCCGCCGAGCGCTTCCGGGCCATCGGCGACCTGTGGGGCCAGTCGTTCTGCGCCGCCGGCATGGCCGACTACGCCCAGTGGCGGGGCGACATCGACGAGGCGCTCCGGCTGTGGCAGCTGGCGATCTCCTGCGAGGAGCGGCTGGGCGTCAACGGGGACATCGGCGACTACCGCTCGCGGATCGTCCACGCCGTGGGGCTGCGCAGCGGCTTCAGCCCGGCGGCGGTCGAGACCCTGGAGGAGGAGGCCGCCGCCGCGCTGCGCGAGGGCTCCTGGACGATGGTGCTGGCCAGCCACACCGCGCTCGCCGACGCCTACCGGCTGATCGGCAGCCCCGAGCGCAGCCGCCCGCTGCTGCGGGAGGCCGCCGAGCTGGTGCGGGGCCGCAGCAACGGCGCGCCGCAGGTGCGGTCGCTGCTCGCCGGGGCGGCCGGGTACGTCGAGGCGGCCTGCGGCGACTTCGAGGCCGCCGCCGAGCAGCACCGGACCGCCCTGGAGTCGGCGGTGTTCGCGCACGACGGCCCGATCATCGCCGCCTGCCTCCAGGGCTGGGCCGATCTGGCGCTGCGCCGGGGCGATCCGCTGCGCGCCGCGGAGCTGCTGGGCGCCGCGCACCTGCAACGCGGCCTGCCCGACCTGTCCTCGCCGGACGTGGCCCGGATCGCGGCCGGGGCCCGGGCGGCGCTGGGCGAGGCCGGCTACGCGCAGGCGTACGAACGCGGCCGGGCCACCCCGCGCGAGGTCACCAACGCCTCGCTCGGGGTGGCCGTCGGCCGCCTCGGCGCACCCGTACCCGCGCCCGAACCCGCGCCGCCCGGCCGCTGA
- the coaA gene encoding type I pantothenate kinase: MPTTLEAQRRADASPFVDLDRAEWSALHQRTPLPLSAEEVEGLRGLGDVIDLQEVQDVYLPLSRLLNLYVTATGRLRGALNDFLDDNEHTHTQAGTPFVIGVAGSVAVGKSTTARVLQAMLARWPEHPRVELVTTDGFLLPNAELQRRGLMSRKGFPESYDRRALTRFVADVKSGKDEVTAPVYSHLVYDIVQDERLVVRRPDILIVEGLNVLQPALPGLDGRTRVAVADFFDFSIYVDARADDIERWYLQRFRKLRETAFQDPSSYFRRFTEVPEEEAVDYGRQVWRTINRPNLIENVAPTRGRASLILRKGSDHKVQRVRLRKL; this comes from the coding sequence GTGCCGACCACGCTCGAAGCCCAACGCCGCGCTGACGCGTCCCCGTTCGTCGACCTCGACCGGGCGGAGTGGAGCGCGCTGCACCAGCGCACGCCCCTCCCGCTCTCCGCCGAGGAGGTGGAAGGGCTGCGGGGCCTCGGCGACGTCATCGACCTCCAGGAGGTCCAGGACGTCTACCTGCCGCTGTCACGGCTGCTGAACCTGTACGTCACCGCGACCGGCCGGCTGCGCGGCGCGCTGAACGACTTCCTGGACGACAACGAGCACACCCACACCCAGGCCGGGACGCCGTTCGTGATCGGCGTCGCCGGCAGCGTCGCCGTCGGCAAGTCCACCACCGCCCGCGTGCTGCAGGCCATGCTGGCGCGCTGGCCGGAGCACCCCCGGGTGGAGCTGGTCACCACCGACGGCTTCCTGCTGCCCAACGCGGAGCTCCAGCGCCGCGGCCTGATGTCCCGCAAGGGCTTCCCCGAGTCCTACGACCGCCGGGCGCTGACCCGCTTCGTCGCGGACGTGAAGTCCGGCAAGGACGAGGTCACCGCGCCGGTCTACTCCCACCTGGTGTACGACATCGTCCAGGACGAGCGGTTGGTGGTCCGCCGCCCCGACATCCTGATCGTGGAGGGCCTGAACGTCCTCCAGCCCGCGCTGCCCGGCCTGGACGGGCGCACCCGGGTCGCCGTCGCCGACTTCTTCGACTTCTCCATCTACGTCGACGCCCGCGCCGACGACATCGAACGCTGGTACCTGCAGCGCTTCCGCAAGCTCCGCGAGACCGCCTTCCAGGACCCCTCCTCCTACTTCCGGCGCTTCACCGAGGTCCCCGAGGAGGAGGCCGTCGACTACGGCCGCCAGGTCTGGCGCACCATCAACCGCCCCAACCTGATCGAGAACGTCGCCCCCACCCGGGGCCGCGCCAGCCTGATCCTGCGCAAGGGCAGCGACCACAAGGTCCAGCGGGTCCGCCTGCGGAAGCTCTGA
- a CDS encoding ATP-binding cassette domain-containing protein — protein sequence MTYAIQAEGLVKTFKETKALAGVDLVARTGTVLGVLGPNGAGKTTVVRILATLLRPDSGRALVGGLDVVREAGAVRAQIGLTGQYAAVDEMLTGTENLLMIGRLLGFSRRDARARAAELLERFDLTEAGGRAAGTFSGGMRRRLDLAASLVGRPQVLFLDEPTTGLDPHSRNGLWDTVRGLVGDGVTVLLTTQYLEEADQLADDIVVVDHGRVIAEGTPEALKAQVGGQVLELRPVRPADLDAVHRQVAELAGASAEITPNGLVSVPVRDVALMPAVVRRLEEAGLAVGEMSLRGSSLDEVFLTLTGHRAEPERTADLAASADETEKAGV from the coding sequence ATGACGTACGCGATCCAGGCAGAGGGCCTGGTCAAGACCTTCAAGGAGACCAAGGCCCTGGCCGGGGTGGACCTGGTGGCCCGCACCGGGACGGTGCTGGGCGTGCTCGGGCCCAACGGCGCGGGCAAGACCACGGTGGTGCGCATCCTGGCGACGCTGCTGCGGCCCGACTCCGGCCGGGCGCTGGTCGGCGGCCTGGACGTGGTCCGGGAGGCGGGCGCGGTCCGCGCGCAGATCGGCCTCACCGGCCAGTACGCGGCCGTGGACGAGATGCTGACCGGCACGGAGAACCTGCTGATGATCGGCAGGCTGCTGGGCTTCAGCCGCCGGGACGCCCGGGCCCGCGCCGCCGAGCTGCTGGAGCGGTTCGACCTGACCGAGGCCGGGGGGCGCGCGGCCGGGACCTTCTCCGGCGGCATGCGCCGCCGGCTGGACCTGGCGGCCTCCCTGGTCGGCCGACCGCAGGTGCTGTTCCTGGACGAGCCCACCACCGGCCTGGACCCGCACAGCCGCAACGGGCTGTGGGACACCGTCCGGGGCCTGGTCGGCGACGGCGTCACGGTGCTGCTCACCACCCAGTACCTGGAGGAGGCCGACCAGCTGGCCGACGACATCGTGGTGGTGGACCACGGCCGGGTCATCGCCGAGGGCACCCCGGAGGCGCTGAAGGCGCAGGTCGGCGGGCAGGTGCTGGAGCTGCGGCCGGTGCGCCCGGCGGATCTGGACGCGGTCCACCGGCAGGTCGCGGAGCTGGCCGGGGCGTCCGCCGAGATCACCCCCAACGGCCTGGTCAGCGTCCCGGTGCGGGACGTGGCGCTGATGCCCGCGGTGGTCCGGCGGCTGGAGGAGGCCGGGCTGGCCGTCGGCGAGATGTCGCTGCGCGGCTCCAGTCTGGACGAGGTCTTCCTGACCCTGACCGGGCACCGGGCCGAACCCGAACGGACCGCCGACCTGGCGGCGTCCGCCGACGAGACCGAGAAGGCAGGAGTCTGA
- a CDS encoding NAD(P)H-hydrate dehydratase, with protein sequence MRYAHTVEQVRAAEAALMARVPEGTLMQRAAAGLAAACVELLTGGGPGPRSGLRGSRVLVLAGSGDNGGDALYAGARLAARGVAVRAVLLAPDRAHAAGLAALLAAGGTVAAPGPEAEPDGAAADRLAGWADLVLDGIVGIGGKGGLRAGALPYARAARRAGVPVVAVDLPSGVDADTGEVAGEAVRAALTVTFGTHKPGLFVDPGAQHAGAVRLVEIGIRPPVPAVEVLQHADVAALLPRPSAESDKYRRGVVGVAAGSERYPGAAVLAVSSALRGGAGAVRYAGSAAREVVRAHPETLVSQGGPKAAGRTQAWVVGPGLADGSEAERTLEEALAAGVPTLVDADGLRLLARRGGPDGPGGLAREHGVLLLTPHAGEAAALLAGACETATPEQVEAARLRYARRIAELYGCTVLLKGSTTVVAGPDPAAPVRVNPTGTPWLATAGSGDVLSGLAGSLLAAGLAPLDAGSVAAYLHGLAARIASGGGQAPVTASDVAAALPAAWRNVVDR encoded by the coding sequence ATGCGGTACGCGCACACGGTCGAGCAGGTACGGGCGGCGGAGGCCGCGCTGATGGCACGGGTGCCGGAGGGCACGCTGATGCAGCGGGCGGCGGCCGGGCTGGCCGCGGCCTGCGTCGAGCTGCTCACCGGCGGCGGCCCGGGGCCCCGGAGCGGGCTGCGCGGCAGCCGGGTGCTGGTGCTCGCGGGCAGCGGCGACAACGGCGGTGACGCGCTGTACGCCGGGGCCCGGCTGGCGGCCCGGGGGGTCGCGGTGCGGGCGGTGCTGCTCGCACCGGACCGCGCCCACGCCGCCGGTCTGGCCGCGCTTCTCGCCGCGGGCGGCACGGTCGCCGCACCCGGCCCGGAGGCGGAGCCGGACGGGGCCGCAGCCGATCGGCTGGCCGGGTGGGCGGATCTGGTGCTGGACGGGATCGTCGGCATCGGGGGGAAGGGCGGGCTGCGGGCCGGAGCCCTGCCGTACGCGCGGGCGGCGCGGCGGGCGGGGGTGCCGGTGGTGGCGGTGGACCTGCCCAGCGGCGTGGACGCCGACACCGGCGAGGTCGCGGGCGAGGCGGTGCGGGCCGCGCTCACGGTGACCTTCGGCACGCACAAGCCCGGGCTGTTCGTCGACCCGGGCGCCCAGCACGCCGGCGCCGTGCGGCTGGTGGAGATCGGCATCCGCCCGCCCGTTCCGGCCGTGGAAGTGCTGCAACACGCCGACGTGGCCGCGCTGCTGCCGCGCCCCTCCGCCGAGAGCGACAAGTACCGCCGGGGGGTGGTCGGTGTCGCCGCGGGCTCCGAGCGCTACCCGGGCGCGGCGGTGCTGGCGGTGTCGTCGGCGCTGCGCGGCGGCGCGGGCGCGGTCCGCTACGCCGGGTCGGCGGCCCGCGAGGTGGTCCGGGCGCACCCGGAGACGCTGGTGTCGCAGGGCGGCCCCAAGGCGGCGGGCCGCACCCAGGCGTGGGTGGTCGGCCCGGGGCTCGCGGACGGGTCCGAGGCCGAGCGCACCCTGGAGGAGGCGCTGGCGGCGGGCGTGCCCACGCTGGTGGACGCCGACGGCCTGCGGCTGCTGGCCCGGCGCGGCGGCCCGGACGGGCCGGGCGGGCTCGCCCGCGAGCACGGCGTGCTGCTGCTGACCCCGCACGCCGGCGAGGCGGCGGCGCTGCTCGCCGGGGCGTGCGAGACGGCCACCCCGGAGCAGGTGGAGGCGGCCCGGCTGCGGTACGCCCGGCGCATCGCCGAGCTGTACGGCTGCACGGTGCTGCTGAAGGGCTCGACCACCGTGGTCGCCGGTCCGGACCCGGCCGCGCCGGTGCGGGTCAACCCGACCGGGACGCCGTGGCTGGCCACGGCGGGCAGCGGGGACGTCCTCTCCGGCCTGGCCGGTTCGCTGCTGGCGGCCGGACTGGCGCCGCTGGACGCCGGCAGCGTCGCCGCCTACCTGCACGGCCTGGCGGCGCGGATCGCCTCCGGCGGCGGGCAGGCGCCGGTCACCGCCTCGGACGTGGCGGCGGCGCTGCCCGCGGCGTGGCGCAATGTCGTCGACCGCTGA
- a CDS encoding holo-ACP synthase — translation MIIGVGIDVAAIDRFEASLERTPGLAERLFTGSELLLPSGERRGVASLAARFAAKEALAKALGAPVGLAWTDAEVCTEPSGQPRLEVRGSVAARAEELGVRSWHLSLSHDAGVASAVVIAEG, via the coding sequence GTGATCATCGGGGTCGGGATCGACGTGGCGGCGATCGACCGTTTCGAGGCGTCGCTGGAGCGGACGCCGGGCCTGGCCGAGCGGCTGTTCACCGGCTCCGAGCTGCTGCTGCCGAGCGGCGAGCGGCGCGGCGTCGCCTCGCTGGCGGCCCGGTTCGCCGCCAAGGAGGCCCTGGCCAAGGCGCTCGGCGCGCCCGTCGGGCTGGCCTGGACCGACGCCGAGGTGTGCACCGAGCCCTCCGGGCAGCCGAGGCTGGAGGTGCGCGGCTCGGTCGCGGCCCGCGCCGAGGAGCTGGGCGTTCGGTCGTGGCACCTCTCGCTCAGCCACGATGCGGGCGTAGCGTCGGCAGTGGTGATCGCCGAGGGCTGA
- a CDS encoding protein kinase family protein has protein sequence MAHGARLADYQAASGSLARCSDSELGALVDAAAPMGSGIGGTSALLQVDGVPVFVKRVPLTDLERRPENVGSTANLFGLPAFCHFGVGTIGGPGFGAWRELAVHTMTTDWVLAGEHEGFPLMYHWRVLPHPGQALPRELADVEQALAYWGAGPGMRRRIEALRDSSASIALFLEYIPQNLHDWLGARIEAGDEAADRACAMVAGQLEAGVSFFNARGLLHLDTHFQNILTDGRRLYFADYGLSLASGFDLSDEEAGFFARHRSYDRCYTATHLVIWLVTALYGHRQDERSAFVRACAQGLRPTGIPARAAALIARHAPVAAVMTDFYRAFQRDSRQTPFPLEALRRIDGPDTALTD, from the coding sequence ATGGCGCACGGTGCGCGTCTGGCCGATTACCAGGCCGCCTCCGGCTCACTGGCCCGGTGCAGCGACAGCGAACTGGGCGCGCTGGTGGACGCCGCCGCGCCGATGGGCTCCGGCATCGGCGGCACCTCGGCGCTGCTCCAGGTCGACGGCGTGCCGGTCTTCGTCAAGCGGGTGCCGCTGACCGACCTGGAGCGGCGGCCGGAGAACGTCGGGTCCACGGCGAACCTCTTCGGGCTGCCCGCCTTCTGCCACTTCGGCGTCGGCACCATCGGGGGGCCGGGCTTCGGCGCCTGGCGGGAGCTGGCCGTGCACACCATGACCACCGACTGGGTGCTGGCGGGGGAGCACGAGGGCTTCCCGCTGATGTACCACTGGCGGGTGCTGCCGCACCCCGGGCAGGCGCTCCCCCGGGAACTGGCCGACGTGGAGCAGGCACTCGCCTACTGGGGAGCCGGACCGGGCATGCGCCGCCGGATCGAGGCGCTGCGGGACTCCTCGGCGAGCATCGCGCTGTTCCTGGAGTACATCCCGCAGAACCTGCACGACTGGCTCGGCGCCCGGATCGAAGCCGGGGACGAAGCCGCCGACCGCGCCTGCGCCATGGTGGCGGGGCAGTTGGAGGCGGGCGTCTCCTTCTTCAACGCCCGCGGCCTGCTGCACCTCGACACGCACTTCCAGAACATCCTGACCGACGGCCGGCGCCTGTACTTCGCGGACTACGGCCTCTCCCTCGCCTCCGGCTTCGACCTCTCCGACGAGGAGGCCGGCTTCTTCGCCCGGCACCGGAGCTACGACCGCTGCTACACCGCCACCCACCTGGTGATCTGGCTCGTCACCGCCCTGTACGGCCACCGGCAGGACGAGCGCAGCGCGTTCGTCCGCGCCTGCGCCCAGGGGCTGCGCCCGACGGGCATCCCCGCGCGGGCCGCCGCGCTCATCGCCCGGCACGCCCCGGTCGCCGCGGTGATGACCGACTTCTACCGGGCGTTCCAACGCGACAGCAGGCAGACCCCGTTCCCGCTGGAGGCGCTCCGCCGCATCGACGGGCCGGACACCGCGCTCACCGACTGA
- a CDS encoding ABC transporter permease, protein MATLTATPARPASGRVGLLAGLGHTATLAWRNLVQIKHNPMELMDLSVQPIMFLLLFTYVFGGQLSGSTHAYLQYALAGIVVQNGLFATMNTAVGLKSDIQKGVFDRLRSLPIARSAPLAGRVVADLGKQAWSLLLMLGVGTALGFRPHSALGVVGAMALMIVFALAMSWMMVLVGMVAANPEKVQMLGFVVMFPLTFSSSAFVSVASMPGWLQAWVKVNPVTSLVNAMRAMLDGGAVAVPVIHTLLWAAAFAAVFFPLALRAYQRRS, encoded by the coding sequence ATGGCAACGCTCACCGCAACCCCCGCCCGGCCCGCCTCGGGCCGGGTCGGCCTCCTCGCCGGGCTGGGCCACACCGCCACACTGGCCTGGCGCAACCTCGTCCAGATCAAGCACAACCCGATGGAACTGATGGACCTCAGCGTCCAGCCGATCATGTTCCTGCTGCTGTTCACCTACGTCTTCGGCGGACAGCTGTCCGGTTCGACCCACGCCTACCTGCAGTACGCGCTGGCCGGGATCGTGGTCCAGAACGGGCTGTTCGCCACCATGAACACCGCGGTCGGGCTGAAGAGCGACATCCAGAAGGGCGTCTTCGACCGGCTGCGCAGCCTGCCGATCGCCCGCTCCGCGCCGCTGGCCGGGCGGGTCGTGGCCGACCTGGGCAAGCAGGCGTGGTCGCTGCTGCTGATGCTGGGCGTCGGCACGGCCCTGGGCTTCCGGCCGCACAGCGCGCTCGGGGTGGTCGGCGCGATGGCGCTGATGATCGTCTTCGCGCTGGCCATGTCCTGGATGATGGTGCTGGTCGGGATGGTCGCCGCCAACCCGGAGAAGGTGCAGATGCTGGGCTTCGTGGTGATGTTCCCGCTGACCTTCTCCTCCAGCGCGTTCGTCAGCGTGGCCTCCATGCCGGGCTGGCTGCAGGCGTGGGTCAAGGTCAATCCGGTGACCTCGCTGGTGAACGCCATGCGGGCGATGCTCGACGGCGGGGCCGTGGCCGTCCCGGTGATACACACGCTGCTGTGGGCGGCGGCCTTCGCGGCGGTCTTCTTCCCGCTGGCCCTGCGCGCCTACCAGCGGCGCAGCTGA
- the glmM gene encoding phosphoglucosamine mutase: MGRLFGTDGVRGLANADLTAELALGLSVAAAHVLGDAGAFEGHRPTAVVGRDPRASGEFLEAAVIAGLAGSGVDVLRVGVLPTPAVAYLTGLLGADFGVMLSASHNPMPDNGIKFLARGGHKLDDEIEDAIEAYFERFGGQDWQRPTGEAVGRVRDHGEGFEQYLAHLLSVLPNRLDGLRVVIDGAHGAASKVSPEVFRRAGAEVVHTIGDAPDGLNINDGIGSTHLAPLRAAVLEHGADLGIAHDGDADRCLAVDAEGNEIDGDQILAVLALAMREAGTLSRNTVVGTVMSNLGFKLAMEREGIDLVQTAVGDRYVLESMKEHGYNLGGEQSGHVIFLDHATTGDGTLTGLMLAARLAATKQSASELASVMTRLPQVLVNVKGVDKSRAATDAVLLSAVAEAEAELGTTGRVLLRPSGTEPLVRVMVEAADVDRVHAVAERLADVVRKQLG; the protein is encoded by the coding sequence GTGGGACGACTCTTTGGCACCGACGGCGTGCGCGGCCTTGCCAATGCGGACCTCACCGCCGAACTGGCGCTGGGGCTGTCGGTGGCGGCGGCGCACGTGCTGGGCGACGCCGGAGCCTTCGAGGGGCACCGCCCGACGGCGGTGGTCGGTCGGGACCCACGGGCCTCGGGTGAGTTCCTGGAGGCCGCGGTGATCGCGGGCCTGGCCGGGTCCGGCGTGGACGTGCTGCGCGTCGGCGTGCTGCCGACCCCGGCCGTGGCGTACCTCACCGGGCTGCTCGGCGCGGACTTCGGGGTGATGCTGTCGGCCAGCCACAACCCCATGCCTGACAACGGCATCAAGTTCCTGGCGCGCGGCGGCCACAAGCTCGACGACGAGATCGAGGACGCCATCGAGGCGTACTTCGAGCGCTTCGGCGGGCAGGACTGGCAGCGCCCCACCGGCGAGGCCGTGGGCCGGGTCCGGGACCACGGCGAGGGCTTCGAGCAGTACCTGGCGCACCTGCTGTCGGTGCTGCCCAACCGGCTGGACGGCCTGCGGGTGGTCATCGACGGCGCCCACGGCGCGGCCTCGAAGGTCTCGCCGGAGGTGTTCCGGCGGGCCGGGGCCGAGGTGGTGCACACCATCGGCGACGCCCCCGACGGCCTGAACATCAACGACGGCATCGGCTCGACCCACCTGGCCCCGCTGCGTGCCGCGGTGCTCGAGCACGGCGCCGACCTGGGCATCGCCCACGACGGCGACGCCGACCGCTGCCTGGCGGTGGACGCCGAGGGCAACGAGATCGACGGCGACCAGATCCTCGCGGTGCTGGCGCTGGCCATGCGCGAGGCCGGGACGCTGAGCCGGAACACCGTCGTCGGCACGGTCATGTCCAACCTGGGCTTCAAGCTGGCGATGGAGCGCGAGGGCATCGACCTGGTGCAGACCGCGGTCGGCGACCGGTACGTGCTGGAGTCCATGAAGGAGCACGGCTACAACCTGGGCGGTGAGCAGTCCGGGCATGTGATCTTCCTGGACCACGCCACCACCGGCGACGGCACCCTCACCGGCCTGATGCTGGCCGCCCGGCTGGCCGCGACCAAGCAGTCGGCGTCCGAGCTGGCCTCGGTGATGACCCGGCTGCCGCAGGTCCTGGTCAACGTCAAGGGCGTGGACAAGTCCCGCGCCGCGACCGATGCCGTGCTGCTGTCCGCCGTCGCCGAGGCCGAGGCCGAACTCGGCACCACCGGCCGCGTCCTGCTCCGTCCCTCGGGCACCGAGCCGCTGGTCCGGGTCATGGTCGAAGCCGCCGACGTGGACCGCGTGCACGCCGTCGCCGAGCGCCTCGCCGACGTCGTCCGCAAGCAACTCGGCTGA